The genomic interval CCAAGCAGGTTTCATCCAAGGCTACATCGACGTTGCCGAAGGCAGCGACGGTTGCACACCGGCGGTTGCCCCCAGTGAGTATTGGGGCTGGAAATACCAGTCACCCAATGGTCAGTGTGCGGTCAACTCCTGGTTCGCAGGCTACCCGCTCGGCGTGAAAGCGGCCGAACAGGATGGCGTCGGCCATTGGGGTGAGATTCGCCCCACGGGATTGACCCAACCCTACGGCTCGGGACTGCCAGGATCACATTCGTATCCGACGCAGCCTTATCACGGTGAACCGACGGTGATCTTCGACGAACACGGCGTTCCGATGCTAACCGGCCCCGGCGTAATCAACAACTTGGATGCGTCCCCGGCTTCGGCAGCTTCGCAAACAACGACCGATTCGGTGGAGCATGGATCGCCCTCGGATTCTGTTCCAGAAGATGCCACCTTGCAACTGCAAGATGCATTGGATGGCCCCGCGCCAAACGTGGGCTTACCCAATGTCGATGCCGAAGCGGGCCGAGCATTGCAGATACAACCGTTGGGCAGCACAGGCGGCTCAACGAAAACAGGTAGCTCGACTGCAGATCTTGCAGAGGCCAGCGACCTGGTTCCCTACGGAACACAAACGACGTACTCACTCAACGATGCGTCAACGGATGATTCAATGGAACAAGAAGCGATCCAACAAATCTTTGGTGCGATCGACTTGCCCAACTCAGGCGTACAAAACTCGAGCGTACAACCTGCATCCAACGCAACTCAGTCGACTTCGCCTACCGATTCTGCGGCAGTTGAAACCGCTGACGCAAGTGACGCACTGCAGTTCAAGTTCGAGTAAACATTGCTATTGCCGCCTGGGATATTTTCACTAGGGCCCAACGAGAGAGTTCAGGGATGACAACGAAACTTGCTACGGCCAGCCAAGCAACTTCACGCTTGCGAAAGCGCATGATCGGCTGGGCGGCCAAATCCATTGCGGCCGGATTGCTGATCGCATCGACAACCGGTTGCACCGCGCTGACGCAACCGATCGACGGAGTGCCAGCCAACCGACTGCCGCGTGAATTCTTTGCCGAGCCAAAGAATGATTTGGTGCCGGTCGACATCGCCATGCTGTCACTGGAACCGTCTCGTGAGTACCTCATCGGTCCGGGCGACATCCTGGGCGTTTACATCGAAGGCGTCTTGCCCTTCAATCCGCCCAACTCGCCGCCCGAACCCCCGCCGGTGAATTTCCCCGATGCGGAGAGCACTCTCCCCCCGTCGATCGGTTATCCGATTGCGGTTCAAGAAGACGGCACGCTTTCGCTGCCTCTGATCGAACCGCTCAAGGTCGGTGACTTGACGCTGGAACAAGTGCGTGACGCGGTCCGCGAAGCCTACATCGACAGCGACATTCTGCGTCCCGAGAAAGCTCGACCGATCGTGACGATCATCAAAGAACGTACGGTCGACGTGATCGTGGTCCGCGAAGACGGCGGTGGCGGGTTGTCGACGAACAACTTGGGCTCTCAGTTTCTGACCGGCGGCAGTGATCGCTCGGCACGTGGAGGCCTGGTCAAGCTGAAGGCATACCAGAACGACATTCTGCACGCTTTGGTCGAAACCGGTGGCCTGCCCGGCCTGAACGCAAAGAACGAGGTCAAGGTCCTGCGAGCCAATCGCACCAATCAGGCCATTCGCGATAAGTTCATGGAACAGTTCTACGCCCAACAACGCGCCGCGATGTTGGACCCCTGTGCCTGTGCCCCCGAGTTGCCCGAAGATCCCACGATCTTGCGAATCCCACTACGCCTGCCGCCAGGAGTGATGCCGCAAATCAGCCGCAAGGACGTCGAGCTGCACGACGGCGACATCATCTACATCGAGTCACGAGAAACGGAGATTTTCTACACCGGTGGTTTGCTCCCCGGTGGCCAGTTCCCGCTACCACGTGACTATGACCTCGACGTGCTGGGCGCCATGGCCATGGCGGGCAACGGAGCCTACGGCACCGGACGTCAAGGTGGCGGCGGAATCGGAGGCCTCGGTGGTCAAATCGCAACCCTGCCACCAGGACTGCTGTACATCCTTCGCAATACCAAATGCAACGGACAGGTTGCCATCGAAGTCGACTTGACCGAAGCGATCAACGATCCGAGAAAACGACCGTTGATCCAAGCAGGTGACACGCTGATCCTGCAATACAAGTGCGAAGAAGAGCTGATCAACTTCGGCCTGGGCACCTTCTTCACCTTCGGAATCCGCGAACTGCTTGCCAACTAAAGACGCAAACAGCAGCTCGTCAACTCAAGAGCTCGCCCCGACTTGATCGGGGCGAGCTTTTTTCGTTGCACAAAGCTTCAGTGAAAGAGTTTCCCTGCCAACTCGCGATCGAATTGCCCGCGAGTCATCACCGTTGGTATCCCCGCTGCACGTGCGGCATCCAACCGCGAAACCTGCACGTGCGGACCAAAGGCTATCAGCTTTGCCTCGGGACAAAGCTGACCACATTGCTCGACCAACGTCTCTGTCAGCTTGCTCCGGGTGGCCAGATCCAAAATCACGAACCGAATCTCACTCAGCTCAGTTGGCATTTGAGTCGCCAGAACAAACTCGAGGTCATTCGCCTGCGCGGCGGCACGCACACGCGACGCGAACATCAAGTCACCCGATAGGAATACGACGCTGGGCATCAAGACCGCTTTTCGATTTCGCGTTTCATGAACGCCAAGCCTTCGGTGGCCAACGTGATTTCGTCATCGAACATTCGACGCCAAATCTTGGTCGCCGCGGCGATCTCCGGCAAAGCCAACCCGAACGCTTCGATCACAAGCCAACTGTCGTAGCCGCTCTTGACGATGGCGTCAAAGTTGTCGTCCCATCGTACGATTCCCTTGCCGGGCGTGCTGCGATCGTTCTCGCTGATGTGAATGTGAATCAGCTTGTCACCTCCGGCATTGATCGCATCAGCGATCGACTTTTCCTCGATGTTGGAATGGAAGGTGTCGTACATCATTCCACAATTGGGGTGGTCGACTTCACGAACAAAGCGTGCGGAGTCCCCGTGGGCATTGAGCAGGTAGCACTCGAACCGGTTGAGTGCTTCGACGCCCAACATCACACCGACTTGACCTGCATACTCGGCGACCTCACGCATGCTCTGGACGCCCCATTTCCACTCGTCCTGCGTGGGGCCTTCACCAGAAAAGTAGCCGATCGCGGAGTGATAGGGACCGACCAAGGTTTCGACACCGGCCGCGGCACAGCAGTCGAGCGTCTTCTTGGTCAGCTCGATTCCTTTCTTTCGAACAGCCGGATCCGGCGAGATCGGGTTGTCTTCTTCGCCACGAATCGTCACGGCGGTGCGTGCCAATCCCATCGCATCGAGTTTCTTACCGAGACTTGCGTAGTCCAAATCCAGATTGAACATGGGCAATTCGACACCATCAAAACCGGCGGCCTTGAGTTGTTCGCAAACGGGCAGCAGCTCATCGGTTACTTCACCGCTCCAGAGCAGCAGGTTCATGCCGTATTTCATCGCGTATGCATCACTTGGGGTTAGGGAGAATGAAAAGGAAGGTCGATGTGACTGGTGCCATCGGCACGTGTCAAAAAACGACGACGACGAGATTCTATCATTTCGCCGGCTTCGGTGAGCCAGGGGAGCAGCGTGTCGGGCAGAAGCGGCAGATTGACACGTTTCATCACCTGATTGAGCCGCATGAGCAGCTTTTCAGGGTCCAAATAGTCCAACAAAAATCGACTGTCCGCAAAACGCAACATCGTCTCCGCCAAACGATCCGTGGGTTTTCCGGTGATCACATTGACACACCGCTGGACGATCCTTGCCCGCTGCTCATCAAACAACGCGTAGTACTGGCGACCGATCTCGGCGCGATCTCGCAACCAAAACGCGTCGAGAAAAATCTCGATCAGGATGTGCCCGACGAACGTGGGTCGAAAGCCTTCATCACCCGGCAACCGATCTCGCAATTGAACGGCCAACGCCATATTGGTCTCGACAAAGGCCGCCGTGGAGTGAAACCAGCGGTCATCGTTGACGTGATGCAAGATGCCCTGGGCGACCTGACGCAGTTCGTCATCGGGGCTGTTCAGATGCAGCATTGCTGATCGCCCCCTGGCGCGGATCTTTCGATCGATGACACTCAACCAATCAGGAACTCCCGTTGAAATCGCCACCAGCGGTTCGTCGAAATACGGCATGGCGTGGCACAGAAAGTTCATCGCTGAGTCCGACTCATATCTGGTGTTTCATCACCGAGCCAATACTCGATCGCTCGCCGATTGGACTCAAACGCCATGTTGTCCAAATGCCCGGCTGTTGGAATCGTCCACACGAAATGATCCAGTTCATCGCGGGCCAACTTGATCTCGGCATCATTATCGATTCGGCAAAGATAAAACAAATCGATGACCGGTGAAACCACTCCGTGGTAGTCGTACGAATTGGGAAACGTCACCAACAGTATTTGTTCAACCAGACGCAGTTGGGTTTCTTCGATGACCTCTCGCTGCAACGCTTGTTCGATCGTTTCGCCACGATCGACGAAGCCACCGGGTAATCCCCAACGTCCCTTGCCCGGGTTGCGTGCGCGACGCACCAACAGCAATTCTCCTTTTTCGTTGACGATCAAGCCACCCACCGCGGCAACCGGACCGAAGAACAATGTCATTCCGCAGGCAGCGCATCGAAACGGAATGCTTGCCGGCGACTGGTTGGCTTCACCA from Stieleria varia carries:
- a CDS encoding polysaccharide biosynthesis/export family protein; translation: MIGWAAKSIAAGLLIASTTGCTALTQPIDGVPANRLPREFFAEPKNDLVPVDIAMLSLEPSREYLIGPGDILGVYIEGVLPFNPPNSPPEPPPVNFPDAESTLPPSIGYPIAVQEDGTLSLPLIEPLKVGDLTLEQVRDAVREAYIDSDILRPEKARPIVTIIKERTVDVIVVREDGGGGLSTNNLGSQFLTGGSDRSARGGLVKLKAYQNDILHALVETGGLPGLNAKNEVKVLRANRTNQAIRDKFMEQFYAQQRAAMLDPCACAPELPEDPTILRIPLRLPPGVMPQISRKDVELHDGDIIYIESRETEIFYTGGLLPGGQFPLPRDYDLDVLGAMAMAGNGAYGTGRQGGGGIGGLGGQIATLPPGLLYILRNTKCNGQVAIEVDLTEAINDPRKRPLIQAGDTLILQYKCEEELINFGLGTFFTFGIRELLAN
- a CDS encoding NUDIX hydrolase, with translation MSVPIESAFQFCPRCGEANQSPASIPFRCAACGMTLFFGPVAAVGGLIVNEKGELLLVRRARNPGKGRWGLPGGFVDRGETIEQALQREVIEETQLRLVEQILLVTFPNSYDYHGVVSPVIDLFYLCRIDNDAEIKLARDELDHFVWTIPTAGHLDNMAFESNRRAIEYWLGDETPDMSRTQR
- a CDS encoding sugar phosphate isomerase/epimerase family protein translates to MKYGMNLLLWSGEVTDELLPVCEQLKAAGFDGVELPMFNLDLDYASLGKKLDAMGLARTAVTIRGEEDNPISPDPAVRKKGIELTKKTLDCCAAAGVETLVGPYHSAIGYFSGEGPTQDEWKWGVQSMREVAEYAGQVGVMLGVEALNRFECYLLNAHGDSARFVREVDHPNCGMMYDTFHSNIEEKSIADAINAGGDKLIHIHISENDRSTPGKGIVRWDDNFDAIVKSGYDSWLVIEAFGLALPEIAAATKIWRRMFDDEITLATEGLAFMKREIEKRS
- a CDS encoding histidine kinase — protein: MPSVVFLSGDLMFASRVRAAAQANDLEFVLATQMPTELSEIRFVILDLATRSKLTETLVEQCGQLCPEAKLIAFGPHVQVSRLDAARAAGIPTVMTRGQFDRELAGKLFH